Within the Enterobacter roggenkampii genome, the region AAAGCCTCTTTGCAGAGGCTTTTTTGTTATTCGTCACCTTTCTTATGATTCAAACCATACTCACGTAGCTTATTGGCGATTGCGGTGTGCGAGACGCCCAGGCGTTTTGCCAGTTTGCGGGTGCTGGGATAGCTGCGGTACAGCTGCGTCAGCACAGAACGCTCGAAACGGCTGGTGATGTCATCAAGCGACCCTTCCATCGCCTCTTCCCCTACCGATACCGTTCCGGCGTCGTAATCCGGCAACAGGATATCTTGCGGGCGCAGTTCATACCCTTCAAGCTGGGTCAGCGCACGATATACGGCGTTTTTGAGCTGACGAATGTTCCCCGGCCAGCCGTAGCGCATAAGCACCGTGCCCAGATCGGCAGACAGCTTCGGACGAGGAACCCCCTGCTCATCGGCAAAGCGGGCGACGAACAGCTCCGTAAGCGGCATGATGTCCTGCGGACAATCGCGCAGCGGCGGAATGTTCAGCGTCAGGACGTTAAGGCGGTAATAGAGATCTTCGCGGAAGATCCCCTTTTGCACCAGTTCCACCAGGTTCTTCTGGGTGGCGCAAATGACGCGCACGTCCACATGCACCTCGTGATCCTCACCGACGCGGCGGAACGTGCCGTCGTTCAGGAAACGCAGCAGCTTAGCCTGCATACGCGGCGACATTTCGCCGATCTCGTCCAGCAGCACGGAGCCGCCGTTAGCCTGCTCGAAGAAGCCTTTCTTGCCCTCCGGCGCGTGACCAAACAGCTCGCTTTCAACGGCATCTTCCGGGATAGAGGCGCAGTTAAGTGCCAGATAAGGCTTAGCCGCACGCGGGCTCGCCAGATGCACGGCGTGAGCCAGCAGGTCTTTCCCGGTGCCGGTATCGCCGGTAATCAGCAGCGGCGCGGTCAGGCTTGCGAGCTTACGCGCCTGATCAACCACATGACGCATTTTCGGGCTGACGGCAATAATCTGGCTGAACGCGCCAACGTCCTGACTGGAGAGGTTTTGCAGCTGACGACCCATGCGTAGCGTCGAGCGCAGCATGATCACCGCCCCGGTCAACACGCGGGTATTCCCTTCCCCTTTCAGATAGACCGGCGTGATCTCCATCAGGAAATTCTGCCCGTTAATCACCACATGCTCGCTGTGCGTGTTCTGCGGATTGCTGTCCAGCCAGCGCTGGAAGTTAAAACCGGGGATCAGCTGCGCGGCGTGATGATTGCTGAGCTTCTCCTGGCTCTGCGCGAAAAGCTGGCAGCTCGCGTGGTTAACGCGCTCAACTTTGCTTTTCAAATCCAGAGAGAGGAACGGTTCAGGCATGGCTTCCAGCAGCGCGCTCAGCGCCAGGTGCTCACGCTCGGACGGCATCCAGGGAATGGTGCGTACATCCGTAACGCCAGCGATACGGCGGATTTCCGCCATCAGGCTGCTGAAGGTATTAAATTCAATTTCGGCAAAATTGAGGTAAATTCGCCCGACAGGATCGATCTCAATGCCACGTAAATCAATGCTACGTAAAACAAGAAGATCGAGTAATTCGCGGGTCAGACCGAGACGGTCTTCACAGAAGACTTCAAGACGCATGGGAAATTCACCGTTTTAAGCCAATAACAGTAAAATGATATGTCAGAACACGGTGATCGGGAAGATGGCTGTCAACAAATATTGACAGCCAGCACGATTAGTGAACAAAACCTCACGGCGAAGGTTTTTTATTAAGCGTCTCTTTGAGCTGGCCGATCAGTTCACGCCTGAAATCCCCCAGCCGGGGCTTATCGCCGTCAATCCAGGGCAGCGGACGGCAGACTTCCATCGCTTTAATCCCCAGGCGTGCGGTCAATAATCCCGCACCGATGCCCTGAGCCGCACGGGCAGAAAGACGCGCCGCCAGATCCTGCGACATCCAGTCCATGCCCACTTCGCGCACCAGCTCACTCGCCCCGGCAAACGCGATATTGAGCAGGACCAGCTTAAACAGTCTGATCCGACTGTAGTAACCCAGCTCTATGCCGTAAAGGTTCGCAATACGGTTGATCAGGCGCAGGTTACGCCAGGCGATAAAGGCCATATCGACCAGCGCCAGCGGGCTGACGGCAATCATCAATGTAGATTCCGCCGCAGAACGGCTGATTTCGCGCCGCGCCTGAGCATCCAGCACCGGCTGTACCATGTGGGAATAGAGCGTCACCACTTCCCGGTCATTCTGAGTTTCATGGATGGCGGCATACCAGCGCTGAAGCGCCGGATGCGACTGATCGATTCCGGCCTGGCTGGCCAGCTTTTCACAGAACGCGCGCCCTTTCCCGGTGCCGTGACTGTGGAGCAGATCCCGCGCTTCATCACGCTCGTGCGCGCGCTGTCGCAGACGCCAGAGTCGACGCCATTCGGTGGCAACCGACCCGACGCCAGCCCCCACAATCAGCGCGCCTGCGGCACATCCGCCCAGCGCCACCCAGTCCTGCGTGTGCCAGGCATTCATCGTCCACTGCACGCCCTGACCCACCACGCTTACGCCAAACAGCGCCAGACCGGCGGTGACCATCCTGCGCCACAGGCTGCGTTTTGGACGCAGCGCGGCGTCCACGACCGCCTCCGCCGGACCATCCTCAACAACCGGCTCGTCCTGCAGCGCCGGGGCAAAGTTATCGGCCTGGGTACCGCTGAACGTCTGCGCCGTTTTGAACGCCTCCTGAGGGTTCTGCTCAAGCGTTCCGGTAAAGTCAATGCGCGGTTTTAACGGTTCCGTCATCGCAACTTATCTCCAATCAAAAACTCCAGTGCCGCATCCAGACGGATGTGCGGTAAAGGCCTGTCGACGCTCATGGCCTGCGGGCGGAAGGCTTCAAACTGGAAGCCCTGATTCTGCCAGAAGGCCTGACCCGGCAGACGCGCAGGCACTTCGCCTGGGTAGACAGTAAGCGGTTCACCGTCGCTGAGCCGGTTCCCGCGTAATGCCGGTATTTTCTCGCCGTTAAGGTCGATTAGCCCGCTTTGCGTCGCCTGCACGGACGCGAGCCCAAGGCAATCCATGCTGATCCCTTCGAAGGCGGCGTTTTGCCAGGCGTCCTGTACCAGCTGCTGTAGCAGCGACACCATATTGGCATGCTGGTCGACGGTGACGTGATCGGCTTTTGTGGCCGCAAAGAGCAGTTTGTCGATCACCGGTGAGAAAAGACGGCGGAACAGCGTCCGCTGCCCGTAGTGAAAACTTTGCATCAGCTGCGTCAGGGCAAGGCGCATGTCGTTGAATGCCTGTGGCCCGCTGTTGAGCGGCTGCAGACAATCCACAAGCACAATCTGACGGTCAAATCGTAAAAAGTGGTTCTTATAGAATCCCTTGACCACCTTCTCACAATAGTAATGGTAGCGCTCGCGCAGCATACCGGCGTTAGTATGCTTATCCGCCTGCGCCAGCGTCGACTCGCCCACCCCATCCACATCCGGCCAGGGGAAAAACTGAAGCGCAGGCGCGCCCGCTAAATCACCCGGCAGAACAAAGCGCCCCGGCTGAATGAAGTGTAACCCTTCCTGTTTACACTGGTGTAAATACGCCGTCCAGGCGTCGGCAATGGCCGCCAGACGGTTTTCATCTGCTGGCGCAAGCGGGTCCAGCCCTTCGCACAGCTGTCGCCATTTGGCCGACCACCCGGCGCGTTGCCCCTGCAGCAATCCCGTCATCTGGCGTGACCAGCTGAGGTAATCCTGCGCCAGCATCGGCAGGTCGAGCAGCCATTCGCCGGGATAATCGACGATTTCAAGGTATAGCGTGGAGGTATCCTTGAAATGGCGCATCAGGGATTCATTCGAGCGGAAACGCAGCGCAAGGCGAATTTCACTGACCCCTCGCGTCGGCGTCGGCCACGCGGGCGGGTCGCCATACAGCTGTGCCAGCCCTTCGTCATAGGTAAAACGGGGAATACCAAAATCACGCTGAGGAACGCGCTTAACGCCCAACAGACGCTCTTCCCGCACCGCGCCAAGCAACGGCAGACGCGCCCCGGCGTGCAGGTTCAGGAGCTGGTTCACCATCGCGGTGATAAACGCCGTCTTACCGCTTCGGCTCAACCCCGTCACCGCCAGTCGAAGATGACGGTCAACGCCGCGGTTTACCAGTGAATTGATTTCGTTTTTAAGTCGCTTCATCGCCGTCCTTCGTTGCCTGGAAGCCTTGAATGCATGGCTTCAGAATACAATAAATGGGGGCAGATCGTTGATTATCAATTCTTATTTATTGCTATTGCCGTTTTTTCTCCAGTAAGATGAACGCCATTGCTGTCAGTCCTGAGTGAGTAAGGTGTATGTCACCCACCATTTATGATATCGCACGGGTTGCGGGCGTATCGAAATCAACCGTTTCCCGCGTTCTGAATAAACAAACGAATATTTCTCCTGAAGCGCGTGACAAAGTGCTGAAGGCGATTGACGAATTAAATTATCAGCCCAACAAACTGGCCCGTGCCCTGACCTCTTCAGGATTCGATGCCATTATGGTTATTTCGACCCGTTCAACCAAAACCACTGCCGGCAATCCTTTTTTCTCCGATGTTCTTCACGCCATTACGGCAAAAGCGGAAGAAGAAGGATTCGATGTTATTTTACAAACCTCAAAAAGCAGTGAAGACGATCTCCTGAAATGCGTGAGTAAAATAAAACAGAAGATGATCAAAGGGATCATCATGCTGAGTTCACCCGCAAATGAATCCTTTTTCACCACGCTGGACGCGTATGGCGTACCGGTAGTGGTTATCGGCAAAGTGGAAGGTGAGTATCAGAATATTTATTCCGTCGACACGGATAATTTTCATGACAGCGCCACGCTGACGGAAACCTTTATCAAAAACGGCCGCCGGAAAATTGCCTGCCTGCATGCGCCGCTTGAATATCATGTTTCGATCGATCGCCTGGCGGGTTATAAAGCCAGTCTGGAAAAGCACCATATTGCGATTAACCCGGACTGGATCATGGATGGTGGTTATACCCATGAGAGTGCGCTTAAGGCGGCTCTGGAACTGCTCTCTTCACCCACGCCGCCTGATGCCGTATTTGCTACCGACAGCATGAAGTTACTCGGCCTTTATCGCGCGGCGGATGAGTTAAATCTGATGATACCGGAACAGGTGGTGATAGCCGGATACAGTGACCCGATGCTGTCTCTCATTTTAACGCCCGCACCAGGCGGCTTTGATATCCCCACCCGCAAACTGGGGGAAGAGAGCTGCGATCTTCTCTTCAGGCGTATTGCGGGTCACCCCGCCCCGCAAAAAGTGCTGGTTGATACCCATTTTTTACTGGCGGCCTCGCTGCGCTAAAACCAGGGGCGGTTAGCCCCTGGAGGACCCACGGTCAGAATGCGTAATTTACCCCAACGCCCGCATAGTGGAAGCGGTCGTTTTTACCCTCGTCATGGTTTTCCCATTCGTAGGCGTATTCAAGCGTCATGGATAAACCGTTGTTGAAGTCATAGGCGTACTGCATACCCAGACGGTTGAAATCATGTCCTTCACGCTCAGGATCGTCCTGCCAGTCCCAGTTCGACCAGCGATCGAGCCCCAGTCGGGTGTAAGGCGTTAAGGTCGTCTGACCCAATGAAATAGGCAGGTAGGCGCGAATTTCCTGAGTGGAGAACTCGCCGTTATTACGTGAACCGTCCATATTGAAACCGCGCTCTAAATAGTAATTCACTTTAGCGGCAAAGGTGTCGTTAATGGTCCAGGTAAAGCCCGTTTCGGTTTCGACGCGGCTGTCTGAATAGCCTGTTTTTTCCAGATCGTTGGCAAACTGATACATGGCAAACCAGCCGCCGAAACGCCAGTCGTCGGTTAATTTAATATCCCAGTCCGGCTGAATTTTGTAGCGCTGCATATTTGCGCTGCCGTCTCTGGCGCCGTGTTCATCCTTAAAGTGATAGCCATAATTACGGAAACCACCGGTCAGACCGAACGTGAAATCATCGGTACCAATAAAACGATAGCGTAATTCAAATTCCGGGCGATCGAAATAGGTCCCACGGGTCATGCTGCTATAATCAACCGGCCCTTCCTGATACATCGCCAGCGAAATAGTCCAGGCATCCCAGGTCGCATTAAACCACACGGAGGGTTCATATAATCCGTCTTTATCTTCTCCCTGGCCTTCGACGTTTTCAATTTCATACATCGCGCCAATATTAAATTCCCATTGTTTAGCCGTTTCTGTTGCATGTGCGCAGCTCACCCCTGCGCACAGCACGAGCGCAGCACTTTTTAGTAGAGTACTCATAAAATATTCCCTTTATAATTAACAAACAAAAAAACCGGAAATTTGCATTTCCGGCAAACACCTTTCTTATCTAATAGCCGCTTCGGTATCGGCGTCGAAGAAATGGCACTTATTCATATCGAACTGGATGCCGATATTATCCCCAGCGGCATAATCATTCGCGGCTCCCGCGCGAACCACCAGCTCATGGCCGCCAACGGTGGCGTAGAGCATGAACTCCGCACCGGTCAATTCGGCTACGCTGACTTTCGCCGCGATATTTTCACCGCTACTCTGCTGGGTGAGAATATCTTCCGGGCGGATCCCAAAGACCACAGCTTTACGCTGATATCCAGCGGCTTGCAGTGCAGCGAGCTTGTCTTCCGGGATCGCCAGGCGCAGCGTTTCCGTGACGAAATAGCGGTCGTCGATGGCACCACGAACAAAGTTCATGGCTGGCGAGCCAATGAACCCCGCAACAAACATGTTTGCCGGCTCGTTGTATACCTGCTTCGGTGCACCGACCTGCTGAATAATGCCGTCTTTTAAGATCACAATACGGGTCGCCATCGTCATGGCTTCCGTCTGATCGTGGGTCACGTAAATCATCGTGGTATTGAGCTTCTGGTGAAGCTTGCTGATTTCAGCCCGCATCTGCACGCGGAGCTTGGCATCGAGGTTGGAGAGCGGTTCATCCATCAGGAACACGCCCGCTTCCCGCACTATCGCCCTGCCCAACGCCACGCGCTGACGCTGGCCGCCGGACAGCGCGCCGGGTTTACGCTTGAGGTACTCCCGTAGGCCGAGGATTTGTGCGGCCCAGTTGACGCGCTCTTCGATAACCGCCGGAGCGATTTTCTGCATCTTCAGGCCAAACGCCATGTTGTCATAGACCGTCATATGCGGGTAAAGCGCATAGTTCTGGAACACCATGGCGATGTCGCGCGATTTGGCGGGCACATCGTTCATACAAACACCGTCGATCACCAGTTCACCGGCGGAAATCTCCTCCAGCCCGGCAATCATGCGCAGCGTCGTCGATTTACCGCAGCCAGACGGGCCGACAAAAACGATAAACTCCTTGTCCTCGATTTCGAGGTTAAAATCCTTCACCACGTGGACCTGGTTATCGTAAATTTTCTGAATATGTTTCAGTGACAGTTGTGCCATTTTTAATTCCTTATCAATACGCCCGGGAGGCCCAGAAATCGGTCAGGCATTTCCAGGTCAGTTCCTGCGTCGAATGAAGCTGTAGTCCCGCATGGGCCAGGCCTGAGCCAATCCCGACCGACAGCATGCCCGCCGCGTTGATCGCCGCCACGCCTGCGGGCGCATCTTCGACCCCAATGGCCGCCTCGGGGCGGACGTTCAGGCCAGCACACGCGGCGAGGAAGATCTCCGGATCCGGTTTTGAACAGACGATACGGGAAGCATCAGCGCAAAAATCAAAGGCGTCATGAATACCCAGGGCATGCAGTATTCCAGGTGCATTGAGGGAAACGGAGGCGAGCCCAATTTTCACCTCTGCCGCCCGAATGTCCGCCAGCACCTCCCGGATACCCGGCAGCAGCGACGCCTCGGTCAATGACGACAGCGATGCGACGTAGAGCGCATTTTTCTTCCCCGCCAGCGCCAGGCATTGTTTGTCGTCAAACGCCCCCTCTTTCCCACCGTGTCGCAGGATCCGCTGCAGGGATTCCATGCGGCTAATTCCCTTCAGCTCCTCGTTGATCACCTCATCGATGGTGATGCCGATCTCCTGCGCGACCGAACGCCAGGCGAGAAAGTGCAGATGTGCGGTATCGGTGATGACCCCATCAAGATCGAATACAACAGCTTCAGGCTTCATGGCTGGCCTCCGTGGTAGCGGTCCCATTAAAAGACGTAAGAAATTCCCTACGAGACAGTGCCTGCCGCTCCGATACGCATACCGTTTTTCCCCACAGGGTTAACGTGACGGGCGCGGTGGTCTCGATGGTTAAAACGTCATTTTCAAACGTGAAGCGCAGGCGAGCGTTCTGCCAGCGCAGCGGGAAGGCAAGTTTTCGCCAGTGAGCGGGTAGCTTCGGCGCAAGGTGCAGCTCGCCCTCAACAATCTGCATGCCGGCAAACCCCTGAATAACGCCGGACCAGATAGCCCCCGTGGCAGCGGCATGAATGCCGTCATCGCTGCTGTGCGGATCGTCGCCCAGATCGATAGCCACGCCAGCGCGCCAGAAGGCGTAGGCCCCTTCCGTATCGCCACAGCGGGCGGCCACAATGCCATGAATGGCCTTGCTCAGCGAAGAGTCATGGATCGTACGTGGCTCGTAAAACGCCAGGTTGGCCGCGCACTGGGCAGGGGTAAATTTCTCCGGCAACAGATAGTTAAGCATCACCACGTCAGCCTGCTTGAGGATCTGCATCTCGTTAACTTCCGCGCGAGAGTAATCCAGCAGGATGGTCTGCTTACCCGCTTTGGCTTTATAGCGGCTTAAATCGATCGCCGGTTTCGCCATGAACGAATCGTCCTGCGGGATAACTCCCCCGGCGTCGGCTTCCGGCAGCCACAAGCGGGCCAGGAAGGTGGTCGCCTTCTCCATGAAGCAGGCATCTTCACGCTCAAACATCGACATAAACCGACATGCGCTGGCCACGTTGTACCAGGCCAGATAGTTGGTGTAGGCGTTGTTATTCACATGTTCGGTGTATTCGTCCGGCCCAATCACATCATGAATTTCCAGGCGCCCGTTAATCTCCGTAGCGCGGCCCATCCAGAACGTTGCCGTCTCTACCAGCAGGGTCAGCCCTTCATTGCGCATAAATGCGTCATCACGCGTGGCCTGCCAGTAGGCCACAACGGCCCAGGCAATGTCCGCCACGATGTGGTGTTCGGCCAGGGCGGAGGCCACTTTCTGCCGCATGCCCGTACGGATGTTGATGGCTGCAAACTCCGGCGT harbors:
- the tyrR gene encoding transcriptional regulator TyrR, whose translation is MRLEVFCEDRLGLTRELLDLLVLRSIDLRGIEIDPVGRIYLNFAEIEFNTFSSLMAEIRRIAGVTDVRTIPWMPSEREHLALSALLEAMPEPFLSLDLKSKVERVNHASCQLFAQSQEKLSNHHAAQLIPGFNFQRWLDSNPQNTHSEHVVINGQNFLMEITPVYLKGEGNTRVLTGAVIMLRSTLRMGRQLQNLSSQDVGAFSQIIAVSPKMRHVVDQARKLASLTAPLLITGDTGTGKDLLAHAVHLASPRAAKPYLALNCASIPEDAVESELFGHAPEGKKGFFEQANGGSVLLDEIGEMSPRMQAKLLRFLNDGTFRRVGEDHEVHVDVRVICATQKNLVELVQKGIFREDLYYRLNVLTLNIPPLRDCPQDIMPLTELFVARFADEQGVPRPKLSADLGTVLMRYGWPGNIRQLKNAVYRALTQLEGYELRPQDILLPDYDAGTVSVGEEAMEGSLDDITSRFERSVLTQLYRSYPSTRKLAKRLGVSHTAIANKLREYGLNHKKGDE
- a CDS encoding YcjF family protein — its product is MTEPLKPRIDFTGTLEQNPQEAFKTAQTFSGTQADNFAPALQDEPVVEDGPAEAVVDAALRPKRSLWRRMVTAGLALFGVSVVGQGVQWTMNAWHTQDWVALGGCAAGALIVGAGVGSVATEWRRLWRLRQRAHERDEARDLLHSHGTGKGRAFCEKLASQAGIDQSHPALQRWYAAIHETQNDREVVTLYSHMVQPVLDAQARREISRSAAESTLMIAVSPLALVDMAFIAWRNLRLINRIANLYGIELGYYSRIRLFKLVLLNIAFAGASELVREVGMDWMSQDLAARLSARAAQGIGAGLLTARLGIKAMEVCRPLPWIDGDKPRLGDFRRELIGQLKETLNKKPSP
- a CDS encoding YcjX family protein; amino-acid sequence: MKRLKNEINSLVNRGVDRHLRLAVTGLSRSGKTAFITAMVNQLLNLHAGARLPLLGAVREERLLGVKRVPQRDFGIPRFTYDEGLAQLYGDPPAWPTPTRGVSEIRLALRFRSNESLMRHFKDTSTLYLEIVDYPGEWLLDLPMLAQDYLSWSRQMTGLLQGQRAGWSAKWRQLCEGLDPLAPADENRLAAIADAWTAYLHQCKQEGLHFIQPGRFVLPGDLAGAPALQFFPWPDVDGVGESTLAQADKHTNAGMLRERYHYYCEKVVKGFYKNHFLRFDRQIVLVDCLQPLNSGPQAFNDMRLALTQLMQSFHYGQRTLFRRLFSPVIDKLLFAATKADHVTVDQHANMVSLLQQLVQDAWQNAAFEGISMDCLGLASVQATQSGLIDLNGEKIPALRGNRLSDGEPLTVYPGEVPARLPGQAFWQNQGFQFEAFRPQAMSVDRPLPHIRLDAALEFLIGDKLR
- a CDS encoding LacI family DNA-binding transcriptional regulator; the encoded protein is MSPTIYDIARVAGVSKSTVSRVLNKQTNISPEARDKVLKAIDELNYQPNKLARALTSSGFDAIMVISTRSTKTTAGNPFFSDVLHAITAKAEEEGFDVILQTSKSSEDDLLKCVSKIKQKMIKGIIMLSSPANESFFTTLDAYGVPVVVIGKVEGEYQNIYSVDTDNFHDSATLTETFIKNGRRKIACLHAPLEYHVSIDRLAGYKASLEKHHIAINPDWIMDGGYTHESALKAALELLSSPTPPDAVFATDSMKLLGLYRAADELNLMIPEQVVIAGYSDPMLSLILTPAPGGFDIPTRKLGEESCDLLFRRIAGHPAPQKVLVDTHFLLAASLR
- a CDS encoding OmpG family monomeric porin; the protein is MSTLLKSAALVLCAGVSCAHATETAKQWEFNIGAMYEIENVEGQGEDKDGLYEPSVWFNATWDAWTISLAMYQEGPVDYSSMTRGTYFDRPEFELRYRFIGTDDFTFGLTGGFRNYGYHFKDEHGARDGSANMQRYKIQPDWDIKLTDDWRFGGWFAMYQFANDLEKTGYSDSRVETETGFTWTINDTFAAKVNYYLERGFNMDGSRNNGEFSTQEIRAYLPISLGQTTLTPYTRLGLDRWSNWDWQDDPEREGHDFNRLGMQYAYDFNNGLSMTLEYAYEWENHDEGKNDRFHYAGVGVNYAF
- a CDS encoding ABC transporter ATP-binding protein: MAQLSLKHIQKIYDNQVHVVKDFNLEIEDKEFIVFVGPSGCGKSTTLRMIAGLEEISAGELVIDGVCMNDVPAKSRDIAMVFQNYALYPHMTVYDNMAFGLKMQKIAPAVIEERVNWAAQILGLREYLKRKPGALSGGQRQRVALGRAIVREAGVFLMDEPLSNLDAKLRVQMRAEISKLHQKLNTTMIYVTHDQTEAMTMATRIVILKDGIIQQVGAPKQVYNEPANMFVAGFIGSPAMNFVRGAIDDRYFVTETLRLAIPEDKLAALQAAGYQRKAVVFGIRPEDILTQQSSGENIAAKVSVAELTGAEFMLYATVGGHELVVRAGAANDYAAGDNIGIQFDMNKCHFFDADTEAAIR
- the pgmB gene encoding beta-phosphoglucomutase, producing the protein MKPEAVVFDLDGVITDTAHLHFLAWRSVAQEIGITIDEVINEELKGISRMESLQRILRHGGKEGAFDDKQCLALAGKKNALYVASLSSLTEASLLPGIREVLADIRAAEVKIGLASVSLNAPGILHALGIHDAFDFCADASRIVCSKPDPEIFLAACAGLNVRPEAAIGVEDAPAGVAAINAAGMLSVGIGSGLAHAGLQLHSTQELTWKCLTDFWASRAY